In a single window of the Drosophila subpulchrella strain 33 F10 #4 breed RU33 chromosome X, RU_Dsub_v1.1 Primary Assembly, whole genome shotgun sequence genome:
- the LOC119556612 gene encoding protein ABHD11 isoform X1 encodes MERLSKSLRLLSYSAGKLLSPAPWSPLGAKVLSRKEYSSESPEPVELSFDLYTGENPETGPPLVTYHGLFGSKQNWRGISRALVRKVPRKVYAIDSRNHGESPHSDVHTSKAMSEDVRLFLEQRSHPNAACMGHSMGGRSMMYFARKYPELVERLIVVDISPISVPRSTGEMTAIFDAMVSLDLSPSLSMSEGRKIARETLLQATEDETVDFIMLNLRKDPNSGVFSWACNAPVLRNFLTRFDNYQNTLNELPPYTGPTTFICGTRSPYMRREQWPQIVEMFPNSEIHWLEAGHLVHFEQPQEFITLVTEFLNRTD; translated from the exons ATGGAGCGCCTCTCGAAATCATTACGTTTACTTTCATATTCCGCGGGAAAGCTCCTTTCTCCTGCGCCATGGAGTCCTCTGGGGGCCAAGGTCCTGTCGAGGAAGGAGTACTCCTCGGAATCCCCAGAGCCCGTGGAGTTGAGCTTCGACTTGTACACCGGGGAGAATCCGGAAACGGGGCCGCCTTTGGTGACCTATCATGGGCTCTTCGGTTCCAAGCAGAATTGGCGGGGAATTAGCAGGGCTCTGGTGCGGAAAGTCCCCAGGAAG GTGTATGCAATTGACAGCCGGAATCATGGCGAGAGTCCCCATTCGGATGTCCACACATCCAAGGCGATGAGCGAGGATGTGCGTCTGTTTCTGGAGCAGCGCAGCCACCCGAATGCCGCCTGCATGGGCCACAGCATGGGAGGCAGGTCCATGATGTACTTCGCCCGGAAATAT CCCGAGTTGGTGGAGCGTTTGATAGTGGTAGACATATCGCCCATAAGCGTGCCTCGATCCACTGGAGAGATGACGGCAATCTTCGATGCGATGGTTTCTTTGGATCTCTCACCGTCTTTGTCCATGTCCGAGGGCCGAAAAATTGCAAGGGAAACCCTTCTGCAAGCCACCGAAGACGAGACCGTGGACTTTATCATGCTGAATCTGCGAAAAGATCCCAATTCCGGGGT ATTCTCGTGGGCCTGCAATGCGCCGGTTCTTCGAAATTTCCTCACCCGCTTCGATAACTACCAGAACACTCTTAATGAACTGCCCCCGTACACGGGACCCACCACTTTTATCTGCGGAACGCGTTCACCCTATATGAG ACGCGAACAGTGGCCGCAGATTGTGGAGATGTTCCCCAATTCGGAGATCCACTGGTTGGAGGCCGGACATCTGGTGCATTTCGAACAGCCGCAGGAGTTTATAACATTAGTCACCGAGTTCCTGAACAGAACTGATTAG
- the LOC119556612 gene encoding protein ABHD11 isoform X2, with amino-acid sequence MIVKKSTKPELVERLIVVDISPISVPRSTGEMTAIFDAMVSLDLSPSLSMSEGRKIARETLLQATEDETVDFIMLNLRKDPNSGVFSWACNAPVLRNFLTRFDNYQNTLNELPPYTGPTTFICGTRSPYMRREQWPQIVEMFPNSEIHWLEAGHLVHFEQPQEFITLVTEFLNRTD; translated from the exons ATGATTGTAAAAAAATCTACCAAG CCCGAGTTGGTGGAGCGTTTGATAGTGGTAGACATATCGCCCATAAGCGTGCCTCGATCCACTGGAGAGATGACGGCAATCTTCGATGCGATGGTTTCTTTGGATCTCTCACCGTCTTTGTCCATGTCCGAGGGCCGAAAAATTGCAAGGGAAACCCTTCTGCAAGCCACCGAAGACGAGACCGTGGACTTTATCATGCTGAATCTGCGAAAAGATCCCAATTCCGGGGT ATTCTCGTGGGCCTGCAATGCGCCGGTTCTTCGAAATTTCCTCACCCGCTTCGATAACTACCAGAACACTCTTAATGAACTGCCCCCGTACACGGGACCCACCACTTTTATCTGCGGAACGCGTTCACCCTATATGAG ACGCGAACAGTGGCCGCAGATTGTGGAGATGTTCCCCAATTCGGAGATCCACTGGTTGGAGGCCGGACATCTGGTGCATTTCGAACAGCCGCAGGAGTTTATAACATTAGTCACCGAGTTCCTGAACAGAACTGATTAG
- the LOC119556430 gene encoding zinc finger CCCH domain-containing protein 18 has translation MVLDMESDDSRASSPSNSSESRSNSPTNDKEDIALDQDQAEESGGGPTLDRSARAPSTSSSSSNSSSSSSRSEVSKKQKKSSSSSSGSASGSSSSSGSSSEDEPDQEPDQEQEQEQVRLPEQQQQQQSLQNEPEPEPVQAESESAPVTPAEAEQPGSPSAKSQPSSFLSSVRSRSNSPQLYNQAAVDLNISHEDLSDVSDIEADEKRSPSKNSPQRADEDEDGAISNDSLPAVDEEDEVQQELPKQNGKAASGDEENEKSSKETKSDEAANGRAPASALEEDLVKTHDDDALDFEAEEGECAEPVKQPPSENKANEINQAKSTAKVPDDDDDDDGEVDCDEDDAEDKDKRKDSAGNGSLEEGEETKDKEGSASSSPSKRKKEEEELEEGEVSDEDEKRPEETEPKPVCRFYTRGQCTWGMSCRFLHPGVTDKGNYTMFESLVRSVPMQGGSAAAVAAGAGPSIAAARAGAGAYSAHPSAAAEYHDYRNERPALHHRPALLHAPSIYGAHAHDSRPLLPDGAPVVVENAWERGLRTAKEMMRKANKRKEQDMDFEDKKMNLTLSPDEMEKDSYYLKDRGGSSARSPPPPSASAREQPLNPLSMPISMHPHAVGHANPRALLPLQYSVYGPPPDRYGRAQYMPPQYEDVDAYGRMARYRELPPHRMPHYEDDRRSRPTREVIVQRVEAAGRGDEWSDPWMRSKSIGRGSYDREDRRRRDRRSYSSNSSYSTSNSSQSDSSSDSSRSSSPSDHKRRYGGGSHKLAGTSASSRRHGGRAARSPSQIPRRPRHSSKGSLSPSYKRPALDKRGTGLSPATKRKKMSSPAPKLRRRRSSSTSDSDSSDTSYSESESGSSSSDSSSGSRDTPQKRVRATDKALNERKLIKKPAEQATKKRSPISIEIKKTSNMVGVSALASPNNSVDSDKEKEHGNGTGKDKEKDHSKDKEKDVKEKDKDGGKDKDGKKSRREELLKQLRAVEDAIAKKRSKLN, from the exons ATGGTCCTCGACATGGAATCGGACGATTCTCGTGCCAGTTCCCCGTCCAATTCCTCGGAGTCGCGGTCGAATTCGCCCACCAACGACAAGGAGGATATTGCTCTGGATCAGGACCAGGCCGAGGAGTCCGGTGGTGGTCCCACTCTAGATCGATCGGCTCGAGCACCCTCCACCAGCAGCTCATCGTCCAACTCCAGTTCCAGTTCGAGTCGCAGTGAGGTGTCcaagaagcagaagaagaGCTCGAGCAGTAGCAGCGGCAGTGCCAGTGGCAGCAGCTCTTCCAGTGGCTCCTCCAGCGAGGATGAGCCCGACCAGGAACCGGATCAGGAGCAGGAACAGGAGCAGGTGCGATTGCCtgagcagcaacagcagcagcagtcgcTTCAAAATGAGCCTGAGCCTGAGCCCGTCCAAGCGGAATCCGAATCCGCGCCTGTAACGCCTGCAGAAGCGGAGCAACCCGGCTCGCCGAGCGCCAAGTCGCAGCCCAGCTCGTTCCTCTCTTCCGTTCGGAGTAGGAGCAACAGCCCCCAGCTGTACAATCAGGCTGCCGTGGATCTGAATATCAGCCACGAGGATCTGAGCGATGTTAGCGACATCGAGGCGGATGAGAAGCGATCACCGTCCAAGAATTCGCCGCAACGGgcggacgaggacgaggatgGCGCCATCTCCAATGACTCACTGCCCGCTGTGGACGAGGAGGACGAGGTGCAGCAAGAGCTGCCCAAACAGAACGGCAAGGCGGCCAGTGGGGATGAGGAGAACGAGAAAAGTTCCAAAGAAACCAAA TCCGACGAAGCCGCCAATGGACGAGCGCCAGCGTCTGCTTTGGAGGAGGACTTGGTGAAGACGCACGACGACGACGCCTTGGACTTCGAGGCGGAGGAGGGCGAGTGTGCGGAGCCGGTGAAGCAGCCACCGTCGGAGAACAAAGCCAACGAAATAAACCAGGCGAAGAGCACGGCCAAGGTGCCGGATGACGATGACGACGATGATGGCGAAGTGGACTGCGATGAGGATGACGCTGAGGACAAGGACAAACGAAAGGATAGCGCGGGCAATGGCAGCTTGGAGGAGGGAGAGGAGACAAAGGACAAGGAGGGTTCGGCTTCGTCTTCGCCCAGCAAGCGGAAAAAGGAAGAGGAGGAGCTGGAAGAGGGCGAGGTTTCGGACGAGGACGAAAAGCGACCGGAGGAGACAGAACCGAAGCCGGTGTGTCGATTCTACACTCGTGGACAGTGCACCTGGGGCATGAGCTGTCGCTTCCTGCATCCCGGAGTCACGGACAAGGGCAACTACACAATGTTCGAGAGCCTTGTGCGTTCGGTGCCAATGCAGGGCGGCTCAGCCGCAGCCGTAGCCGCCGGAGCGGGTCCATCGATAGCTGCTGCTCGGGCCGGAGCGGGTGCCTATAGCGCGCACCCCTCGGCGGCGGCCGAGTATCATGACTATCGGAATGAGCGTCCAGCGCTGCACCACCGGCCGGCGCTCCTCCATGCGCCCAGTATTTACGGTGCCCACGCTCACGACTCTCGCCCCTTGCTCCCCGACGGAGCACCGGTGGTGGTGGAGAATGCCTGGGAACGTGGCCTGCGCACTGCCAAGGAGATGATGCGTAAGGCCAACAAGCGCAAGGAGCAGGACATGGACTTTGAGGACAAGAAGATGAACTTAACCCTGTCGCCCGATGAAATGGAGAAGGATTCGTACTACCTCAAGGATCGCGGCGGCAGTAGCGCTCGTTCACCGCCCCCGCCTTCGGCCTCTGCGCGCGAGCAGCCACTCAATCCGCTCAGCATGCCGATCTCCATGCATCCGCATGCCGTTGGCCATGCCAATCCGCGTGCCCTCCTGCCCCTGCAGTACTCCGTGTACGGACCGCCGCCGGATCGCTACGGCCGCGCTCAGTATATGCCACCGCAGTATGAGGATGTGGATGCGTACGGTCGGATGGCAAGATATCGCGAGCTCCCGCCCCATCGGATGCCGCACTACGAGGACGATCGGCGATCGAGGCCAACGCGCGAGGTGATTGTCCAGCGAGTGGAGGCCGCCGGACGGGGTGATGAGTGGAGTGATCCCTGGATGCGATCCAAGTCGATTGGACGGGGTTCCTACGATCGAGAGGATCGCCGGCGTAGGGACAGGCGAAGCTACAGCAGCAACTCGTCGTACTCCACCTCGAACAGCTCGCAGAGCGACTCCAGTTCGGACTCGTCGCGGTCGAGCAGTCCCTCCGACCACAAGCGGCGCTACGGTGGCGGTTCGCACAAGCTAGCCGGCACCTCCGCTTCCTCACGCCGTCATGGTGGTCGGGCGGCCCGCTCGCCTAGCCAGATACCGCGCCGGCCCAGGCACTCTTCCA AAGGAAGCCTCTCGCCTTCGTACAAGCGACCCGCTTTGGACAAGCGGGGCACTGGCCTTAGTCCTGCTACCAAGCGGAAGAAGATGTCGTCGCCGGCACCCAAGCTAAGGCGACGGCGCAGTTCCAGTACATCCGACTCAG ACTCATCGGACACCTCGTACTCCGAATCGGAATCGGGCTCCTCGTCGTCGGACAGCTCGTCCGGATCAAGGGATACACCCCAAAAGCGTGTGAGAGCCACTGACAAGGCGCTCAACGAGCGCAAGCTTATTAAGAAGC CCGCTGAACAAGCAACCAAGAAGCGATCGCCTATTTCCATTGAGATTAAGAAAACGTCGAACATGGTCGGAGTTTCGGCACTGGCCTCACCCAACAACTCAGTCGACTCCGACAAGGAGAAGGAGCACGGCAACGGCACCGGCAAGGACAAGGAGAAGGATCACAGCAAGGACAAGGAGAAGGATGTCAAGGAGAAGGACAAGGATGGCGGCAAGGATAAGGATGGCAAGAAGTCGCGTCGAGAGGAGCTGCTGAAGCAATTGCGCGCCGTCGAGGATGCGATTGCCAAAAAGCGCTCCAAGCTAAACTGA